CGGTCGCCCTCTGTGTCGTCGTCACGCTCGCCGGCTGCGCGACGTTCGGGGGACCGGCGACCGACACCGGCACCGAGACGCCGCCGGCCGAGTCCGCGACTCCCGCGGCCGGTCCGACCGCGGGACCGACGACCGCGGGGACGGAGACGCCGGTCCCGCTCGACCTCCCGGAGGGTATCGACCGTGACGAGGTGACGCCGGCGTGGGGGCTCTCGGAGGGCGACCGGGAGAGCTTCGAGGCCGCCCGCGGGGCCGACGAGTGGGTCGAACTGGAGTCCAGCGGAGCCGCCGAGACGTTCAACGACCTCCGATACGTGTACGCTGACGGCCGAGTCTGGGAGGTCTGGTACACGTACGGGACGCCCGCGTATCTGGTCGACACCGGGAACGTGTCGGCCGACGAGCGCGTCGTCGCCTACGGGACCCTCTCGACGGAGCAACAGCGGCTGTTCGACCGGGTCCGCACGGGCTCCGGGTGTTGCCCGGGACCGGACCAGGAGGGCGTGGAGCTGCCGGCTACCGTCCGGTACGACGACGAGACCTACCTCGTCGAGTCGGGCACGCGGAGCTTCGCGCACGGCGCCATCGACGTCGACCCCTACGAGCCCCGGCGGACGGTCACCGAGGAGTGAGCCGACCCCCGTCGCCTCGCGGGCGCGACCGGCGGCGGACCGGATCCCGGCGCTTGCCGGTCCCGCGCTTTTGAGCCCGCTCGACGTATCTCGAACGGAACCATGAACTTCGACGAGTTCACCGGGACGGTCCAGCACCGACTCGAACTACCCGGGACGGGGGAGGCCGTCCGCGCGACCCGCGCGACGCTGACGACGCTCGGCGAGCGGATCCAGGCGGGGGAGGCGACCGACCTCGCGGGCCCGCTCCCGATGGAGGTCGACTTCTATCTGACCGGCGCCGTCGCCGAGCACGGCCAGCGCTTCGACTGGAACGAGTTCCTCGACCGCGTCGCCGAGCGGGAGGGCCAGACGGCGCCCGACGACCGGGCCGACGTGGCCCACCACGCCCGGACGGTCGTCGCCGTGGCCGCCGAGGCGATACCGGCGGGACAGCTCGACCAGGTCCGCGACCAGTTGCCCGCCGACGAGGGGTGGGGGAACCTGTTCGAACTGGTCGAGGCCGACGGCGCGCAGGCGGAGTGAGCGCCGGCGGGCGACCCTCGGCCGACTTAACGCGGCCTCAGTGATCAGCGGTAAGCGCTAAGTGGGCGTCGTCCGAAGCCGGCAGTATG
The window above is part of the Halosimplex rubrum genome. Proteins encoded here:
- a CDS encoding DUF2267 domain-containing protein, with amino-acid sequence MNFDEFTGTVQHRLELPGTGEAVRATRATLTTLGERIQAGEATDLAGPLPMEVDFYLTGAVAEHGQRFDWNEFLDRVAEREGQTAPDDRADVAHHARTVVAVAAEAIPAGQLDQVRDQLPADEGWGNLFELVEADGAQAE